In Vitis vinifera cultivar Pinot Noir 40024 chromosome 17, ASM3070453v1, one genomic interval encodes:
- the LOC104882334 gene encoding putative AC transposase isoform X2 yields the protein MDWSVNNAFKTYKDAEPKSVMDMALIPNIDPRDIGLGSSEKGNVGPAAKPRKKTMTSVYLKFFETAPDGKSRRCKFCGQSYSIATATGNLGRHLSNRHPGYDKSGDAVTSSAPQPITIVKKPQTQVKSPQVDFDHLNWLLIKWLILASLPPSTLEEKWLANSFKFLNPSIQLWPGEKYKAVFREVFRSMREDVRASLEQVSSKVSITVDFWTSYEQIFYMSVTCHWIDENWCFQKVLLDICHIPYPCGSNEIYHSLIKVLKMYNIESKVLSCTHDNSQTAMHACHSLKEDLDGQKVGPFCYLPCAARTLNMIIDDGLRTTKPVITKIREFVLEMNSSSEISEDFIQFTTVYQEGSWKIPLDASARWSGNYQMLDIVCKAGKSMDAVIRKYEETLSGRMLLNPAEKNAVNIVYAYLEAFYKITLNMINKVPTIGLVLFFMDHISEMIAGCRESLRSPDWLKNAAEEMAKKTRSYSNQVCNIFTYMTAILDPRIKAELIPESLNSETNLEEARTHFMRNYSTNHFPSIASGYSAQEIEDGASVSFAEEIARKKRRVSMSTATDELTQYLSEPPAPIPTDVLEWWKVNTTRYPRLSTMARDFLAVQATSVAPEEVFCGKGDEMDKQRFSMPHDSTQALLCIRSWTHGGIKLKYKSTEIDYESLMELATAAADNGTAGFDKKQK from the exons ATGGACTGGAGTGTAAATAATGCATTTAAAACATATAAAG ATGCAGAACCCAAATCAGTAATGGATATGGCTCTCATTCCAAACATTGACCCAAGAGATATTGGATTGGGTTCTTCAGAAAAGGGCAATGTTGGTCCTGCAGCAAAACCAAGAAAGAAGACAATGACATCAGTTTATCTCAAGTTTTTTGAGACAGCTCCTGATGGGAAAAGTCGTAGGTGTAAATTTTGTGGACAGAGCTATTCTATTGCAACTGCCACTG GCAATTTGGGAAGGCACCTGAGCAACCGCCACCCAGGATACGATAAGTCCGGGGATGCTGTCACCAGTTCGGCCCCACAGCCTATCACAATAGTCAAGAAACCTCAAACTCAAGTGAAATCACCACAAGTGGATTTCGATCATTTGAACTGGTTGCTAATAAAGTGGCTCATTTTGGCCTCACTCCCTCCTTCAACCTTGGAGGAAAAGTGGCTTGCAAACTCCTTTAAATTTCTCAATCCGTCAATTCAACTCTGGCCAGGTGAAAAGTATAAAGCCGTATTCCGTGAAGTTTTCAGAAGCATGAGAGAAGATGTAAGGGCATCTTTGGAACAGGTTTCATCAAAAGTATCGATCACAGTTGATTTCTGGACATCCTATGAacagattttttatatgagtgTTACATGTCATTGGATTGATGAAAACTGGTGCTTTCAAAAGGTTCTTCTTGATATTTGTCACATACCTTACCCTTGTGGAAGCAATGAGATCTATCACTCACTGATAAAGGTTCTCAAGATGTACAATATTGAAAGCAAAGTCCTATCCTGCACCCATGATAACAGTCAGACTGCCATGCATGCATGCCATTCCTTAAAAGAGGATTTGGATGGTCAGAAAGTGGGACCCTTCTGCTACCTCCCTTGTGCTGCTCGCACTTTGAACATGATCATAGATGATGGATTAAGAACCACAAAGCCAGTAATCACTAAGATCCGGGAGTTTGTACTGGAGATGAACTCATCCTCAGAGATTTCTGAGGATTTTATTCAATTCACAACTGTTTATCAAGAAGGCAGTTGGAAGATTCCGCTTGATGCTTCAGCCCGGTGGAGCGGCAATTACCAGATGCTTGACATTGTGTGCAAG GCTGGCAAGTCCATGGATGCTGTCATCAGGAAGTATGAGGAGACCCTAAGCGGTAGGATGTTGCTCAACCCTGCAGAGAAGAATGCAGTTAACATTGTGTATGCGTATTTGGAAGCCTTCTACAAAATCACACTCAACATGATAAACAAGGTGCCAACAATTGGTCTGGTTCTTTTCTTCATGGATCACATTTCCGAAATGATTGCTGGTTGCAGAGAATCCCTTCGTAGTCCAGACTGGCTAAAGAATGCTGCTGAAGAAATGGCCAAAAAGACTCGCAGCTACAGCAATCAGGTATGCAATATATTTACATACATGACAGCAATTCTTGATCCCCGAATCAAAGCTGAGCTCATTCCAGAGAGCCTCAACTCGGAAACCAATCTAGAGGAAGCAAGAACCCATTTCATGAGAAATTATTCAACAAACCATTTCCCATCCATTGCCAGTGGATATAGTGCTCAAGAGATTGAGGATGGGGCGAGTGTTTCTTTTGCTGAGGAAATTGCTAGAAAGAAACGAAGGGTGAGCATGAGCACCGCCACTGACGAGCTCACCCAGTACCTGTCAGAGCCACCTGCTCCAATACCAACAGATGTTTTGGAGTGGTGGAAGGTGAACACTACACGTTATCCACGGCTATCTACAATGGCCCGTGATTTCTTGGCTGTTCAGGCAACTTCTGTGGCACCTGAAGAAGTGTTTTGTGGCAAAGGAGATGAGATGGATAAACAACGGTTCTCAATGCCACATGATAGCACACAAGCTCTCCTATGTATTAGGTCATGGACGCATGGTGGAATCAAATTGAAGTATAAATCAACCGAGATAGACTATGAAAGCCTGATGGAATTAGCGACGGCTGCAGCAGATAATGGCACTGCAGGCTTCgacaagaaacaaaaatga
- the LOC104882334 gene encoding putative AC transposase isoform X3, with protein MDWSVNNAFKTYKEPKSVMDMALIPNIDPRDIGLGSSEKGNVGPAAKPRKKTMTSVYLKFFETAPDGKSRRCKFCGQSYSIATATGNLGRHLSNRHPGYDKSGDAVTSSAPQPITIVKKPQTQVKSPQVDFDHLNWLLIKWLILASLPPSTLEEKWLANSFKFLNPSIQLWPGEKYKAVFREVFRSMREDVRASLEQVSSKVSITVDFWTSYEQIFYMSVTCHWIDENWCFQKVLLDICHIPYPCGSNEIYHSLIKVLKMYNIESKVLSCTHDNSQTAMHACHSLKEDLDGQKVGPFCYLPCAARTLNMIIDDGLRTTKPVITKIREFVLEMNSSSEISEDFIQFTTVYQEGSWKIPLDASARWSGNYQMLDIVCKAGKSMDAVIRKYEETLSGRMLLNPAEKNAVNIVYAYLEAFYKITLNMINKVPTIGLVLFFMDHISEMIAGCRESLRSPDWLKNAAEEMAKKTRSYSNQVCNIFTYMTAILDPRIKAELIPESLNSETNLEEARTHFMRNYSTNHFPSIASGYSAQEIEDGASVSFAEEIARKKRRVSMSTATDELTQYLSEPPAPIPTDVLEWWKVNTTRYPRLSTMARDFLAVQATSVAPEEVFCGKGDEMDKQRFSMPHDSTQALLCIRSWTHGGIKLKYKSTEIDYESLMELATAAADNGTAGFDKKQK; from the exons ATGGACTGGAGTGTAAATAATGCATTTAAAACATATAAAG AACCCAAATCAGTAATGGATATGGCTCTCATTCCAAACATTGACCCAAGAGATATTGGATTGGGTTCTTCAGAAAAGGGCAATGTTGGTCCTGCAGCAAAACCAAGAAAGAAGACAATGACATCAGTTTATCTCAAGTTTTTTGAGACAGCTCCTGATGGGAAAAGTCGTAGGTGTAAATTTTGTGGACAGAGCTATTCTATTGCAACTGCCACTG GCAATTTGGGAAGGCACCTGAGCAACCGCCACCCAGGATACGATAAGTCCGGGGATGCTGTCACCAGTTCGGCCCCACAGCCTATCACAATAGTCAAGAAACCTCAAACTCAAGTGAAATCACCACAAGTGGATTTCGATCATTTGAACTGGTTGCTAATAAAGTGGCTCATTTTGGCCTCACTCCCTCCTTCAACCTTGGAGGAAAAGTGGCTTGCAAACTCCTTTAAATTTCTCAATCCGTCAATTCAACTCTGGCCAGGTGAAAAGTATAAAGCCGTATTCCGTGAAGTTTTCAGAAGCATGAGAGAAGATGTAAGGGCATCTTTGGAACAGGTTTCATCAAAAGTATCGATCACAGTTGATTTCTGGACATCCTATGAacagattttttatatgagtgTTACATGTCATTGGATTGATGAAAACTGGTGCTTTCAAAAGGTTCTTCTTGATATTTGTCACATACCTTACCCTTGTGGAAGCAATGAGATCTATCACTCACTGATAAAGGTTCTCAAGATGTACAATATTGAAAGCAAAGTCCTATCCTGCACCCATGATAACAGTCAGACTGCCATGCATGCATGCCATTCCTTAAAAGAGGATTTGGATGGTCAGAAAGTGGGACCCTTCTGCTACCTCCCTTGTGCTGCTCGCACTTTGAACATGATCATAGATGATGGATTAAGAACCACAAAGCCAGTAATCACTAAGATCCGGGAGTTTGTACTGGAGATGAACTCATCCTCAGAGATTTCTGAGGATTTTATTCAATTCACAACTGTTTATCAAGAAGGCAGTTGGAAGATTCCGCTTGATGCTTCAGCCCGGTGGAGCGGCAATTACCAGATGCTTGACATTGTGTGCAAG GCTGGCAAGTCCATGGATGCTGTCATCAGGAAGTATGAGGAGACCCTAAGCGGTAGGATGTTGCTCAACCCTGCAGAGAAGAATGCAGTTAACATTGTGTATGCGTATTTGGAAGCCTTCTACAAAATCACACTCAACATGATAAACAAGGTGCCAACAATTGGTCTGGTTCTTTTCTTCATGGATCACATTTCCGAAATGATTGCTGGTTGCAGAGAATCCCTTCGTAGTCCAGACTGGCTAAAGAATGCTGCTGAAGAAATGGCCAAAAAGACTCGCAGCTACAGCAATCAGGTATGCAATATATTTACATACATGACAGCAATTCTTGATCCCCGAATCAAAGCTGAGCTCATTCCAGAGAGCCTCAACTCGGAAACCAATCTAGAGGAAGCAAGAACCCATTTCATGAGAAATTATTCAACAAACCATTTCCCATCCATTGCCAGTGGATATAGTGCTCAAGAGATTGAGGATGGGGCGAGTGTTTCTTTTGCTGAGGAAATTGCTAGAAAGAAACGAAGGGTGAGCATGAGCACCGCCACTGACGAGCTCACCCAGTACCTGTCAGAGCCACCTGCTCCAATACCAACAGATGTTTTGGAGTGGTGGAAGGTGAACACTACACGTTATCCACGGCTATCTACAATGGCCCGTGATTTCTTGGCTGTTCAGGCAACTTCTGTGGCACCTGAAGAAGTGTTTTGTGGCAAAGGAGATGAGATGGATAAACAACGGTTCTCAATGCCACATGATAGCACACAAGCTCTCCTATGTATTAGGTCATGGACGCATGGTGGAATCAAATTGAAGTATAAATCAACCGAGATAGACTATGAAAGCCTGATGGAATTAGCGACGGCTGCAGCAGATAATGGCACTGCAGGCTTCgacaagaaacaaaaatga
- the LOC104882334 gene encoding putative AC transposase isoform X1 — protein sequence MLLFLVNFEESNLLKNITRLESLTYSGCISDAEPKSVMDMALIPNIDPRDIGLGSSEKGNVGPAAKPRKKTMTSVYLKFFETAPDGKSRRCKFCGQSYSIATATGNLGRHLSNRHPGYDKSGDAVTSSAPQPITIVKKPQTQVKSPQVDFDHLNWLLIKWLILASLPPSTLEEKWLANSFKFLNPSIQLWPGEKYKAVFREVFRSMREDVRASLEQVSSKVSITVDFWTSYEQIFYMSVTCHWIDENWCFQKVLLDICHIPYPCGSNEIYHSLIKVLKMYNIESKVLSCTHDNSQTAMHACHSLKEDLDGQKVGPFCYLPCAARTLNMIIDDGLRTTKPVITKIREFVLEMNSSSEISEDFIQFTTVYQEGSWKIPLDASARWSGNYQMLDIVCKAGKSMDAVIRKYEETLSGRMLLNPAEKNAVNIVYAYLEAFYKITLNMINKVPTIGLVLFFMDHISEMIAGCRESLRSPDWLKNAAEEMAKKTRSYSNQVCNIFTYMTAILDPRIKAELIPESLNSETNLEEARTHFMRNYSTNHFPSIASGYSAQEIEDGASVSFAEEIARKKRRVSMSTATDELTQYLSEPPAPIPTDVLEWWKVNTTRYPRLSTMARDFLAVQATSVAPEEVFCGKGDEMDKQRFSMPHDSTQALLCIRSWTHGGIKLKYKSTEIDYESLMELATAAADNGTAGFDKKQK from the exons ATGCTTCTATTTCTCGTGAATTTTGAG GAAAGCAACTTATTAAAGAATATTACCAGACTTGAGTCCCTAACTTATAGTGGCTGCATTAGTG ATGCAGAACCCAAATCAGTAATGGATATGGCTCTCATTCCAAACATTGACCCAAGAGATATTGGATTGGGTTCTTCAGAAAAGGGCAATGTTGGTCCTGCAGCAAAACCAAGAAAGAAGACAATGACATCAGTTTATCTCAAGTTTTTTGAGACAGCTCCTGATGGGAAAAGTCGTAGGTGTAAATTTTGTGGACAGAGCTATTCTATTGCAACTGCCACTG GCAATTTGGGAAGGCACCTGAGCAACCGCCACCCAGGATACGATAAGTCCGGGGATGCTGTCACCAGTTCGGCCCCACAGCCTATCACAATAGTCAAGAAACCTCAAACTCAAGTGAAATCACCACAAGTGGATTTCGATCATTTGAACTGGTTGCTAATAAAGTGGCTCATTTTGGCCTCACTCCCTCCTTCAACCTTGGAGGAAAAGTGGCTTGCAAACTCCTTTAAATTTCTCAATCCGTCAATTCAACTCTGGCCAGGTGAAAAGTATAAAGCCGTATTCCGTGAAGTTTTCAGAAGCATGAGAGAAGATGTAAGGGCATCTTTGGAACAGGTTTCATCAAAAGTATCGATCACAGTTGATTTCTGGACATCCTATGAacagattttttatatgagtgTTACATGTCATTGGATTGATGAAAACTGGTGCTTTCAAAAGGTTCTTCTTGATATTTGTCACATACCTTACCCTTGTGGAAGCAATGAGATCTATCACTCACTGATAAAGGTTCTCAAGATGTACAATATTGAAAGCAAAGTCCTATCCTGCACCCATGATAACAGTCAGACTGCCATGCATGCATGCCATTCCTTAAAAGAGGATTTGGATGGTCAGAAAGTGGGACCCTTCTGCTACCTCCCTTGTGCTGCTCGCACTTTGAACATGATCATAGATGATGGATTAAGAACCACAAAGCCAGTAATCACTAAGATCCGGGAGTTTGTACTGGAGATGAACTCATCCTCAGAGATTTCTGAGGATTTTATTCAATTCACAACTGTTTATCAAGAAGGCAGTTGGAAGATTCCGCTTGATGCTTCAGCCCGGTGGAGCGGCAATTACCAGATGCTTGACATTGTGTGCAAG GCTGGCAAGTCCATGGATGCTGTCATCAGGAAGTATGAGGAGACCCTAAGCGGTAGGATGTTGCTCAACCCTGCAGAGAAGAATGCAGTTAACATTGTGTATGCGTATTTGGAAGCCTTCTACAAAATCACACTCAACATGATAAACAAGGTGCCAACAATTGGTCTGGTTCTTTTCTTCATGGATCACATTTCCGAAATGATTGCTGGTTGCAGAGAATCCCTTCGTAGTCCAGACTGGCTAAAGAATGCTGCTGAAGAAATGGCCAAAAAGACTCGCAGCTACAGCAATCAGGTATGCAATATATTTACATACATGACAGCAATTCTTGATCCCCGAATCAAAGCTGAGCTCATTCCAGAGAGCCTCAACTCGGAAACCAATCTAGAGGAAGCAAGAACCCATTTCATGAGAAATTATTCAACAAACCATTTCCCATCCATTGCCAGTGGATATAGTGCTCAAGAGATTGAGGATGGGGCGAGTGTTTCTTTTGCTGAGGAAATTGCTAGAAAGAAACGAAGGGTGAGCATGAGCACCGCCACTGACGAGCTCACCCAGTACCTGTCAGAGCCACCTGCTCCAATACCAACAGATGTTTTGGAGTGGTGGAAGGTGAACACTACACGTTATCCACGGCTATCTACAATGGCCCGTGATTTCTTGGCTGTTCAGGCAACTTCTGTGGCACCTGAAGAAGTGTTTTGTGGCAAAGGAGATGAGATGGATAAACAACGGTTCTCAATGCCACATGATAGCACACAAGCTCTCCTATGTATTAGGTCATGGACGCATGGTGGAATCAAATTGAAGTATAAATCAACCGAGATAGACTATGAAAGCCTGATGGAATTAGCGACGGCTGCAGCAGATAATGGCACTGCAGGCTTCgacaagaaacaaaaatga
- the LOC104882334 gene encoding putative AC transposase isoform X4, translating to MDMALIPNIDPRDIGLGSSEKGNVGPAAKPRKKTMTSVYLKFFETAPDGKSRRCKFCGQSYSIATATGNLGRHLSNRHPGYDKSGDAVTSSAPQPITIVKKPQTQVKSPQVDFDHLNWLLIKWLILASLPPSTLEEKWLANSFKFLNPSIQLWPGEKYKAVFREVFRSMREDVRASLEQVSSKVSITVDFWTSYEQIFYMSVTCHWIDENWCFQKVLLDICHIPYPCGSNEIYHSLIKVLKMYNIESKVLSCTHDNSQTAMHACHSLKEDLDGQKVGPFCYLPCAARTLNMIIDDGLRTTKPVITKIREFVLEMNSSSEISEDFIQFTTVYQEGSWKIPLDASARWSGNYQMLDIVCKAGKSMDAVIRKYEETLSGRMLLNPAEKNAVNIVYAYLEAFYKITLNMINKVPTIGLVLFFMDHISEMIAGCRESLRSPDWLKNAAEEMAKKTRSYSNQVCNIFTYMTAILDPRIKAELIPESLNSETNLEEARTHFMRNYSTNHFPSIASGYSAQEIEDGASVSFAEEIARKKRRVSMSTATDELTQYLSEPPAPIPTDVLEWWKVNTTRYPRLSTMARDFLAVQATSVAPEEVFCGKGDEMDKQRFSMPHDSTQALLCIRSWTHGGIKLKYKSTEIDYESLMELATAAADNGTAGFDKKQK from the exons ATGGATATGGCTCTCATTCCAAACATTGACCCAAGAGATATTGGATTGGGTTCTTCAGAAAAGGGCAATGTTGGTCCTGCAGCAAAACCAAGAAAGAAGACAATGACATCAGTTTATCTCAAGTTTTTTGAGACAGCTCCTGATGGGAAAAGTCGTAGGTGTAAATTTTGTGGACAGAGCTATTCTATTGCAACTGCCACTG GCAATTTGGGAAGGCACCTGAGCAACCGCCACCCAGGATACGATAAGTCCGGGGATGCTGTCACCAGTTCGGCCCCACAGCCTATCACAATAGTCAAGAAACCTCAAACTCAAGTGAAATCACCACAAGTGGATTTCGATCATTTGAACTGGTTGCTAATAAAGTGGCTCATTTTGGCCTCACTCCCTCCTTCAACCTTGGAGGAAAAGTGGCTTGCAAACTCCTTTAAATTTCTCAATCCGTCAATTCAACTCTGGCCAGGTGAAAAGTATAAAGCCGTATTCCGTGAAGTTTTCAGAAGCATGAGAGAAGATGTAAGGGCATCTTTGGAACAGGTTTCATCAAAAGTATCGATCACAGTTGATTTCTGGACATCCTATGAacagattttttatatgagtgTTACATGTCATTGGATTGATGAAAACTGGTGCTTTCAAAAGGTTCTTCTTGATATTTGTCACATACCTTACCCTTGTGGAAGCAATGAGATCTATCACTCACTGATAAAGGTTCTCAAGATGTACAATATTGAAAGCAAAGTCCTATCCTGCACCCATGATAACAGTCAGACTGCCATGCATGCATGCCATTCCTTAAAAGAGGATTTGGATGGTCAGAAAGTGGGACCCTTCTGCTACCTCCCTTGTGCTGCTCGCACTTTGAACATGATCATAGATGATGGATTAAGAACCACAAAGCCAGTAATCACTAAGATCCGGGAGTTTGTACTGGAGATGAACTCATCCTCAGAGATTTCTGAGGATTTTATTCAATTCACAACTGTTTATCAAGAAGGCAGTTGGAAGATTCCGCTTGATGCTTCAGCCCGGTGGAGCGGCAATTACCAGATGCTTGACATTGTGTGCAAG GCTGGCAAGTCCATGGATGCTGTCATCAGGAAGTATGAGGAGACCCTAAGCGGTAGGATGTTGCTCAACCCTGCAGAGAAGAATGCAGTTAACATTGTGTATGCGTATTTGGAAGCCTTCTACAAAATCACACTCAACATGATAAACAAGGTGCCAACAATTGGTCTGGTTCTTTTCTTCATGGATCACATTTCCGAAATGATTGCTGGTTGCAGAGAATCCCTTCGTAGTCCAGACTGGCTAAAGAATGCTGCTGAAGAAATGGCCAAAAAGACTCGCAGCTACAGCAATCAGGTATGCAATATATTTACATACATGACAGCAATTCTTGATCCCCGAATCAAAGCTGAGCTCATTCCAGAGAGCCTCAACTCGGAAACCAATCTAGAGGAAGCAAGAACCCATTTCATGAGAAATTATTCAACAAACCATTTCCCATCCATTGCCAGTGGATATAGTGCTCAAGAGATTGAGGATGGGGCGAGTGTTTCTTTTGCTGAGGAAATTGCTAGAAAGAAACGAAGGGTGAGCATGAGCACCGCCACTGACGAGCTCACCCAGTACCTGTCAGAGCCACCTGCTCCAATACCAACAGATGTTTTGGAGTGGTGGAAGGTGAACACTACACGTTATCCACGGCTATCTACAATGGCCCGTGATTTCTTGGCTGTTCAGGCAACTTCTGTGGCACCTGAAGAAGTGTTTTGTGGCAAAGGAGATGAGATGGATAAACAACGGTTCTCAATGCCACATGATAGCACACAAGCTCTCCTATGTATTAGGTCATGGACGCATGGTGGAATCAAATTGAAGTATAAATCAACCGAGATAGACTATGAAAGCCTGATGGAATTAGCGACGGCTGCAGCAGATAATGGCACTGCAGGCTTCgacaagaaacaaaaatga